One genomic region from Euleptes europaea isolate rEulEur1 chromosome 6, rEulEur1.hap1, whole genome shotgun sequence encodes:
- the KNL1 gene encoding kinetochore scaffold 1 codes for MDRIYSEMNTEDDYTIKRRVSSILKAPRTPLREIGSRNECIQGCDNEKRQRNSRRVSFADTIRVFPADLQTNAESEETVEARHQESLNQKEKPEMVQCEITGMNTLLHAPIQKPLQQVECHGQEWNKMSRTLLFSEENEMDMTAGHTVMITHDIGIFEETDKPRKIDFKSFSAELKPNKENSEVNEFSFLRGPVKGNETSLSQQKTNVGSTQKIKFDDFLKSLKSTKLFPTTVAEVSFLPSEVSERKPHSSEVNASFQLQGKSNTAKVFGGLDNKTAVTQYCLSNESIAPPTCHASKQTGCGAVALHCRDESMDMTIASTERVIPAGPASFTVAKQHQNLESDYSVSYDGCKSKPSSHQQPAMCINKTTISSSICSDMDITRNCTGFICDSNSKEMSELVHRTSEKQNKTVSRLMERTVLGDYNMDTMENQASTNANMNDMPHSIPYNEMAASKQEAIYRNKELQRSSLLERKEDTLLVSLPSDMSAVFSAKGVDVSRNYVAWSEGKQVECQSLLSDDKAAFAELSGKTAVNHKSNRKSCCSNNGVPPVPADKTIMFTINEDMELTKPTAYLIDKSLKTAGFYKKPQKETRSDNHNVIGPTSDKTVVFSLEDNEMEITKSCTVAVNHNFMQHCERDPHVLPLQPVDKTVVYAPHNDMDMTEPNTCIIDQSLENADAQPVHKLDNEADGKTPTRSTKDKTVVFSLSDENEMEITRSHTVALNYGDAPQSGKISIATYVPPDKTVMFTFSEDMEMTRPVAGAMDKSLKSVTGSLAGKTRLTGVASDKTVVFSLGEDNEMEITKSCTVAVNHNFMQHCERDPQVLPLKPVDKTVYASHEMDRTKPPASMIGQSLDNASAQAVHKLDNEADGRTLIGSTGDKTVIFSLSEDGKIEITSSHTVVVNHDTIQQMEGTPQAPSAFPAQRSYVVVHNSNMAVNKSTSYTPADKIKMLIHNNDMEVTKPIECVTDSLQKSNEKETDKVTLPGFVEEETVTFLCEDNEMEITKSHTVAVNHDVQQMEVAPQELSLIPTEKTKLSGHNGNMATSFVPADKTLMWMHSNDMEITESLTDKSLKNTSSNALPPKEKESHQAMLSGPVKGNATIVKLHDNETEEVTKCLTAEANPDVFAQCERRPPVPFCQDSLDIRGSHNERKSMHAIIVKLGKESKWKASSNQMLALATGDNMESAKRHTVPMNNQTVQHRQSVSKPGLLIPPSKSSVFTCYQDGKEITKFSPNATADPCLLEKQAPNKNTKQDFGNMSFFTSHRIAQDIDITRNHTVNIYGPSCYVPNPEKPILNSATKSREKTIAFSDGETMEMTRNHTIGIEFMNINDSNKELSSCSQARSRSELSLLVDPNEKELGITKTDKHMLEKPISSSNMELSVPVNNVNRQNLVRIQENQLESHTSRINNLSAVAANYVHCSEENERMLPAEMLVQHLELHGETTLNLNTQRTCMLVAGSGTSKDYPGKLFLSRHENNPTGVREDLPGADTATEMGRAVLCELGHITKDRQTNFDPPINNFCSEEDLVLRPKLPGNDCSKIIDIGKKPEFGLTSQNTRPSLGEELMKPKDPMKLTEGIGIESSNSVVSIELQNKSFTECDPFSVPFSSTQTNNCQIKKLPLGIFPPKLPNKRKLNVSTVEDIGERTKPQDSENSLPIRKSSDRITQYLSPSHYISEELLPPCVEEMDSSELLNCELQEKGCDVMDEKEITDERHLKETNRQKRVRNQEGEELQKEKKLRVDEGWGDTTELKQPFSSTIVVNEETLEGKNNQDMMASNMERTHSSNGSSLDSMKADSDLSIQRNAEMEAELLMNSTCEQNLQEKLQDGVITVGEFFTLLQVHILIQKPRQSLLPPKYTVNAPEDLILTEYVYHPKLQIYNEDCQALSKIIEELKLCADNKDKLLVNVYKSMWEVMRTCSDVELKNFGAELNKMKSCYTKKSKVLAHRGKAKLYLKLVQNAQLQWEKLQSRLNEMDELFKEIDNCLVALEAETAKLEESELGINDSVAEYESRLRQTEQELENYKAQEEELQRNQSNLRGQQQQRISEISCLQEEAKSCQELMEKYNFSEWVMKEWNDQQAVFTFLCDSIKLTVALECPVDAAAFTAKKLYRKIVGMNFESVLDEGKAPASSKLVQRLIFQFINDQSSWQEKYSEVHHLHQLLHDLSLVVSRCKRLGEEIEFLNRWGGKFNLLKTAVNDSKVKLLFSSSLAFAKFEVELSLSASYPISPMAFTVQNYTGNLGQEEISEVLSSVPVGADYLKRMVNQIHHSLLQNPSRIHQQRK; via the exons GGATGAACACTTTACTTCATGCCCCAATCCAGAAACCTTTGCAACAAGTGGAG tGCCATGGTCAGGAATGGAACAAAATGAGTAGAACACTTCTCTTCTCTGAAGAAAATGAAATGGATATGACAGCTGGTCACACTGTAATGATTACACATGATATTGGGATCTTTGAAGAAACCGACAAGCCCAGAAAAATAGATTTCAAATCATTTTCAGCTGAATTAAAACCAAATAAGGAAAACTCTGAGGTGAATGAGTTCAGTTTCCTCCGCGGGCCTGTAAAAGGGAATGAGACTTCTCTATCTCAACAGAAGACAAACGTTGGTAGCACACAGAAAATTAAATTTGATGACTTTTTGAAAAGCTTGAAATCAACTAAACTCTTTCCCACAACCGTTGCTGAAGTATCTTTTCTGCCTTCAGAGGTCTCAGAAAGAAAACCGCACTCTTCAGAGGTGAATGCATCTTTCCAGTTGCAAGGGAAAAGCAACACTGCTAAAGTCTTTGGTGGACTTGATAATAAAACAGCTGTTACGCAGTATTGCTTATCTAATGAGAGCATTGCACCTCCTACTTGTCATGCTTCAAAGCAGACAGGATGTGGGGCGGTTGCTCTGCATTGTAGAGATGAAAGTATGGACATGACTATTGCCAGTACAGAAAGAGTTATCCCAGCTGGACCTGCCTCATTTACTGTAGCAAAACAACATCAGAACCTTGAAAGTGATTATTCAGTTTCTTATGATGGTTGCAAATCAAAGCCTTCTAGTCACCAGCAACCAGCTATGTGTATTAATAAAACAACTATTTCTTCTAGCATCTGTTCAGATATGGACATTACTAGAAATTGCACAGGTTTCATTTGTGATTCTAATTCTAAGGAAATGAGCGAACTTGTCCATAGAACTTCTGAAAAACAGAACAAGACTGTCTCTAGGCTGATGGAAAGAACTGTTTTGGGAGACTATAATATGGACACTATGGAAAATCAAGCTTCTACAAATGCTAATATGAATGATATGCCTCATTCCATCCCCTACAATGAAATGGCGGCCTCAAAGCAAGAGGCTATATATAGAAATAAGGAGCTGCAAAGATCCTCCCTTCTTGAGAGGAAAGAAGACACTCTGCTTGTATCATTACCAAGTGACATGTCAGCTGTCTTCTCTGCAAAAGGTGTAGATGTCAGTAGAAATTATGTTGCCTGGAGTGAAGGAAAGCAAGTAGAATGTCAATCTCTTCTGTCTGATGACAAGGCAGCCTTTGCTGAGCTGAGTGGTAAAACAGCAGTAAACCATAAAAGTAATAGAAAAAGTTGCTGTTCAAACAATGGTGTACCTCCAGTTCCCGCAGATAAAACCATTATGTTCACAATCAACGAAGACATGGAACTAACTAAACCCACAGCATACCTAATAGATAAATCTCTGAAAACTGCTGGATTTTACAAGAAGCCACAGAAAGAAACAAGATCTGATAACCATAATGTAATTGGACCAACTAGTGACAAGACTGTTGTATTTTCCCTTGAAGACAATGAAATGGAGATTACCAAGAGCTGCACAGTGGCAGTAAACCATAACTTTATGCAGCATTGTGAGAGAGATCCTCACGTGTTGCCCTTGCAACCTGTTGATAAGACTGTTGTTTACGCACCACACAATGACATGGATATGACTGAACCAAATACATGCATAATAGATCAATCTCTGGAAAATGCTGATGCCCAACCTGTGCACAAACTAGATAATGAGGCTGATGGGAAAACTCCCACGAGGTCGACGAAGGACAAGACTGTTGTATTTTCTCTTAGTGATGAGAATGAAATGGAAATTACTAGGAGCCATACAGTGGCACTAAACTATGGGGATGCCCCCCAAAGTGGCAAAATCTCCATTGCAACATATGTGCCTCCAGATAAAACTGTAATGTTTACATTTAGTGAGGATATGGAGATGACTAGACCTGTTGCAGGGGCAATGGATAAATCTCTGAAAAGTGTGACTGGTTCTCTTGCTGGAAAGACAAGGCTCACTGGGGTAGCTAGTGACAAGACTGTTGTATTTTCCCTCGGTGAAGATAATGAAATGGAGATTACAAAGAGCTGTACAGTGGCAGTAAACCATAACTTTATGCAGCATTGTGAGAGAGACCCTCAAGTATTGCCCTTAAAGCCTGTTGATAAGACTGTTTATGCCTCACATGAAATGGACAGGACTAAGCCACCTGCAAGTATGATAGGTCAGTCATTGGATAATGCCAGTGCCCAAGCTGTGCACAAACTAGATAATGAGGCTGATGGAAGAACTCTCATTGGATCAACCGGAGACAAGACTGTTATATTCTCTCTTAGTGAAGATGGTAAAATAGAAATTACCAGTAGTCATACAGTGGTAGTTAATCATGATACTATCCAACAAATGGAGGGAACTCCTCAAGCACCCTCCGCATTTCCTGCACAGAGATCTTACGTAGTGGTACATAACAGTAACATGGCAGTAAATAAATCTACAAGTTATACTCCTGCAGACAAAATAAAGATGCTTATTCACAACAATGACATGGAAGTAACTAAACCTATAGAATGTGTAACAGATTCATTGCAGAAAAGTAATGAAAAAGAAACTGATAAGGTAACCCTACCAGGATTTGTCGAggaagagacagttacatttttatGCGAAGACAATGAGATGGAGATTACTAAGAGCCATACAGTTGCAGTAAACCATGATGTCCAGCAAATGGAGGTTGCACCCCAAGAGCTGTCCTTGATTCCTACAGAGAAAACCAAGCTTTCTGGACATAATGGTAACATGGCCACAAGTTTTGTTCCTGCAGATAAAACTTTGATGTGGATGCACAGTAATGACATGGAAATAACGGAATCCTTAACAGATAAATCACTGAAAAATACCAGTTCCAATGCTTTGCCACCAAAGGAGAAGGAAAGTCACCAGGCAATGTTATCTGGGCCAGTTAAAGGCAATGCTACGATTGTTAAGCTGCATGATAATGAAACGGAGGAGGTTACTAAGTGTCTCACAGCTGAAGCGAACCCTGATGTTTTTGCTCAGTGTGAAAGAAGACCCCCAGTGCCATTTTGTCAGGATAGTTTAGACATTAGAGGATCTCATAACGAAAGGAAAAGTATGCATGCGATCATAGTGAAATTGGGAAAGGAATCGAAATGGAAAGCATCCTCAAACCAAATGTTGGCATTAGCTACTGGTGATAATATGGAGAGTGCTAAAAGGCATACAGTGCCGATGAATAACCAAACAGTTCAGCATCGTCAATCAGTTAGCAAACCTGGGCTCCTAATTCCTCCCAGTAAAAGTAGTGTGTTCACATGTTACCAGGATGGCAAAGAAATCACTAAGTTTTCTCCTAATGCTACTGCTGATCCATGCTTGTTGGAGAAACAAGCACCAAATAAAAACACAAAGCAGGACTTTGGTAATATGTCGTTCTTTACCAGTCATAGAATAGCACAAGATATAGACATTACTAGAAATCACACAGTTAATATTTATGGTCCCAGTTGTTATGTACCTAATCCTGAAAAACCAATACTAAACTCGGCCACAAAATCAAGAGAAAAGACAATTGCATTTTCAGATGGTGAGACCATGGAGATGACTAGAAATCACACAATTGGAATTGAGTTTATGAATATAAACGATAGTAACAAAGAACTCAGCTCTTGTTCCCAGGCCAGATCTCGCTCTGAACTTTCACTTTTGGTTGACCCAAATGAAAAGGAATTAGGCATTACTAAAACTGACAAACATATGCTTGAAAAGCCAATTTCATCTTCTAATATGGAACTGTCTGTACCTGTAAATAATGTCAACAGACAGAATTTGGTGAGAATCCAAGAGAACCAACTAGAATCCCATACATCTAGAATTAATAATCTTTCAGCAGTTGCTGCAAATTATGTGCATTGTAGTGAAGAAAATGAGCGCATGTTGCCAGCTGAAATGCTAGTTCAACATCTAGAGTTGCATGGTGAAACTACTCTTAATTTGAACACACAGAGAACGTGCATGCTAGTTGCTGGAAGTGGAACTTCAAAAGATTATCCAGGAAAATTATTTCTATCAAGACATGAAAATAACCCCACTGGAGTTAGAGAAGATCTTCCAGGTGCTGACACAGCAACTGAGATGGGCAGGGCTGTGCTGTGTGAACTAGGTCATATTACAAAAGATCGGCAAACTAATTTTGATCCTCCCATCAATAACTTCTGCTCAGAGGAAGATCTAGTCCTTCGGCCTAAACTACCTGGTAATGATTGTTCAAAGATAATTGACATTGGGAAGAAGCCAGAGTTTGGCTTAACATCTCAAAATACTAGGCCCAGTCTTGGAGAAGAGCTAATGAAGCCAAAAGATCCTATGAAGTTAACAGAAGGTATTGGAATAGAATCCAGTAATTCTGTTGTTTCCATTGAACTGCAAAATAAGTCTTTTACAGAGTGTGATCCCTTCAGTGTACCCTTCAGTAGTACGCAAACGAACAACTGTCAAATAAAAAAGTTACCCCTGGGTATCTTTCCACCTAAACTGCCAAACAAACGAAAACTCAATGTTTCTACTGTAGAAGACATTGGTGAAAGAACAAAGCCTCAAGATTCAGAAAATTCTCTGCCCATTAGGAAATCCTCAGATAGAATTACACAATATTTGAGTCCATCTCACTATATAAGTGAAGAATTACTTCCTCCATGTGTAGAGGAAATGGATTCTAGTGAGCTTCTAAATTGTGAATTACAGGAAAAGGGTTGTGATGTGATGGATGAAAAAGAGATCACTGATGAAAGACATCTAAAAGAAACTAATAGGCAAAAAAGAGTTCGGAATcaagagggagaagagcttcagAAAGAAAAGAAGCTCAGAGTTGATGAGGGCTGGGGTGATACTACAGAGCTGAAGCAG CCATTTTCCAGTACTATAGTAGTTAATGAAGAAACTCTTGAAGGTAAAAACAACCAGGACATGATGGCTTCAAATATGGAAAGGACACACAGCAGTAATGGCAGCTCTTTGGATTCAATGAAAGCTGATTCAGATCTCAGCA tTCAGCGAAATGCTGAAATGGAAGCTGAGCTTCTTATGAACAGTACTTGTGAACAAAATTTGCAGGAG AAACTGCAGGATGGCGTTATCACGGTTGGAGAATTTTTTACACTTCTCCAAGTTCACATTCTCATACAGAAACCTCGCCAGAGCCTACTCCCACCCAAA TACACAGTCAATGCCCCAGAAGATTTGATTCTCACAGAGTATGTTTACCATCCCAAGTTGCAGATTTACAATGAAGATTGTCAAGCTCTCTCTAAGATAATAGAAGA ACTCAAGTTGTGTGCTGATAACAAAGATAAACTTCTGGTGAATGTGTATAAAAGTATGTGGGAAGTAATGAGAACCTGCTCTGATGTGGAG CTGAAAAATTTTGGAGCAGAGCTGAACAAAATGAAATCTTGTTACACCAAGAAGAGTAAAGTACTGGCTCACAGAGGGAAAGCAAAATTATACCTgaagctggtgcagaatgcacaG CTTCAGTGGGAGAAACTGCAATCAAGACTAAATGAAATGGATGAACTTTTCAAAGAAATTGATAACTGTCTTGTTGCTCTAGAAGCAG AAACTGCTAAACTTGAAGAGTCTGAGTTAGGGATCAATGACTCTGTGGCAGAGTATGAGTCCAGATTAAGACAGACTGAGCAAG AACTAGAAAACTACAAAGCTCaagaggaggaacttcaaag AAATCAGTCAAATCTTAGAGGACAACAGCAACAGAGAATTTCTGAAATAAGCTGTCTCCAGGAAGAAGCCAAAAGTTGTCAGGAACTTATGGAGAAATACAA CTTCTCTGAGTGGGTAATGAAAGAATGGAATGATCAGCAGGCAGTTTTCACCTTCCTTTGTGACTCTATTAAACTCACTGTTGCACTTGAATGCCCTGTGG ATGCTGCTGCTTTCACCGCCAAAAAGCTCTACAGGAAGATAGTTGGTATGAACTTTGAATCAGTGTTGGATG AAGGAAAAGCTCCAGCTTCTTCCAAACTAGTGCAAAGACTCATTTTCCAGTTTATTAATGATCAGAGTTCATGGCAGGAGAAATACTCAGAAGTGCACCACCTTCATCAG TTGCTGCATGACCTCTCCCTTGTGGTGAGTCGCTGTAAGCGCCTAGGAGAAGAGATAGAGTTTCTGAACAGATGGGGTGGGAAATTTAATCTTCTGAAGACAGCAGTGAATGATAGCAA AGTGAAACTACTATTTTCCAGTTCTCTGGCTTTTGCAAAGTTTGAAGTTGAGCTGTCTCTTTCTGCCAGCTACCCTATATCTCCAATGGCTTTCACTGTTCAAAACTACACAGGCAATCTTGG